Proteins encoded within one genomic window of Cucumis sativus cultivar 9930 chromosome 3, Cucumber_9930_V3, whole genome shotgun sequence:
- the LOC105435005 gene encoding uncharacterized protein LOC105435005 has product MDSHQILAKQKLGFSASLREAFKIFFHCPNFISLVIVFSFPFFASLLAHHILLHPTFVQLLKLLSQENPFDPSQRYIIRCQLGDTRHCLSQRSSDNYNLKETLSHRFLISTLLSSVLIFFLDLLSTISTVSISASIYAGNSQMGFKEMLVEVRKLLAARLRGTMATSLYVLLIASLTLLGLVALSTNMFLMPKSSFIFGTIFVILLAKYIEWSAIWNMGIVISILDKNHGYIAIGVAAYLSRGSRKLGFSLMLVFFALKVAFALPCLYALWNEGSCGALGNVVSVSFKCVGDIVMWVVLMVYFYDCKREFLEKKIDLENNGKAIKANQQ; this is encoded by the coding sequence ATGGATAGCCATCAGATTCTGGCGAAACAGAAACTGGGCTTCTCTGCTTCACTCCGAGAAgccttcaaaattttctttcattgtcCAAACTTCATTTCTCTCGTCATCGTCTTCTCCTTCCCCTTCTTTGCCTCTCTCCTCGCCCACCACATTCTCCTTCATCCAACCTTCGTTCAACTCCTCAAACTTCTCTCTCAGGAAAATCCTTTTGATCCATCTCAAAGGTACATCATCAGGTGTCAGCTAGGTGATACCAGACACTGCTTATCGCAACGCTCCTCTGACAActataacttaaaagaaacTCTCTCCCACAGGTTTCTGATCTCAACTCTTCTCTCTTCAGTACTCATCTTCTTCCTAGACCTTCTCTCCACAATCTCAACGGTCTCCATATCAGCATCAATATATGCAGGAAACTCTCAAATGGGTTTCAAGGAGATGCTGGTTGAGGTCAGAAAGCTGTTGGCTGCAAGACTGAGAGGCACAATGGCAACATCTCTGTATGTTCTTTTGATTGCTTCACTAACTCTGCTGGGTTTGGTCGCTTTGTCAACAAACATGTTTTTGATGCCAAAAAGCTCATTTATCTTTGGGACAatctttgtaattttgttgGCAAAATACATAGAGTGGAGTGCTATTTGGAACATGGGAATTGTTATCTCAATCTTGGATAAGAACCATGGATACATAGCAATTGGAGTGGCAGCATATTTAAGCCGAGGCAGCAGGAAATTAGGGTTCAGTTTGATGCTAGTTTTCTTTGCTTTGAAGGTAGCTTTTGCGCTACCATGTCTCTATGCTTTGTGGAATGAGGGGAGTTGTGGGGCTTTGGGGAATGTGGTGTCTGTGAGTTTTAAGTGTGTGGGAGATATTGTAATGTGGGTTGTTCTCATGGTTTATTTCTATGACTGCAAAAGGGAAtttttggagaagaagatCGATTTGGAGAATAATGGGAAAGCCATAAAGGCTAATCAACAATAA
- the LOC101216651 gene encoding cyclic nucleotide-gated ion channel 18, producing MAKYQCSWLLHIHLAPPPFHLHQPQLYLHSLLNFSFLSSSSSFHHPSITLSLSRAHTHISRRGTRQNPRNPPWKMDRIIQSPASKFRPFRRQLIGSSSDSATGSAAATDEHPNYILLRYQILDPDSDIVAQWNRVFLVTCLIALFIDPLYFYTSSVGGPACLTSEVNLGVAITFFRTVTDLFFLLHMVLKFRTAYVAPSSRVFGRGELVMDAKAIATRYLKSDFVIDLAATLPLPQIVMWLVIPITRNSRVDHANNTIALLVLLQYVPRLFLIFPLNQRIIKTTGVVAKTAWAGAAYNLILYMLASHVLGSTWYLLSIGRQFSCWKSECAKENASQVLTCLPIFLDCTSLNDTLRQYWLNVTQVTSKCDPRNENIKFKFGMFSDAFTNDVASSHFFAKYFYCLWWGLRNLSSYGQTLDTTTYIGETLFCISTCIFGLILFSQLIGNMQTYLQSMTVRLEEWRIKRRDTEEWMRRRQLPPDLQERVRRFVQYKWLATRGVNEESILRSLPIDLRREIQQHLCLSLVRRVPFFSQMDDQLLDAICERLVSSLCTQGTYIVREDDPVNEMLFIIRGQLESSTTNGGRDGFFNSITLKPGDFCGEELLTWALMPSSSLNMPSSTRTVRALTEVEAFALRAEDLKFVAGQFKRLHSKKLQHAFRYYSHQWRTWGACLIQVAWRRLQKRKLAKRSTAYRDSLSSYADSMQQYNEYDIELAEENYDDDSDNTIEDEDDMSSADYKSQHLGATILASKFAANTRRGVNQKGQTSKPSSLKMPKLFKPDEPDFSMDG from the exons ATGGCCAAGTATCAATGTTCTTGGCTATTACACATCCACTTGGCCCCTCCCCCATTTCACTTGCACCAACCCCAATTATATCTCCATTCCCTCCTAAACTTCTCatttctttcctcttcctcctctttcCATCATCCTTCAATCACCCTCTCTCTATCtcgcgcacacacacacatttcTCGCCGGGGAACTCGACAAAACCCCCGGAATCCGCCATGGAAGATGGATAGAATCATCCAGTCGCCGGCGTCCAAGTTCCGCCCCTTTCGGCGACAGCTAATCGGCTCGTCCTCCGATTCGGCCACCGGCTCGGCGGCCGCTACGGACGAACACCCAAATTACATCCTCCTCCGCTACCAAATCCTCGACCCTGATAGCGACATTGTAGCACAATGGAACCGCGTGTTCCTAGTGACATGCTTGATCGCTCTGTTCATCGATCCGCTGTATTTCTACACGTCGTCTGTGGGAGGGCCGGCATGCCTGACCTCGGAGGTGAATCTGGGAGTGGCGATCACGTTCTTCAGAACGGTAACCGATCTGTTCTTCTTGTTGCACATGGTGTTGAAGTTTCGAACGGCGTATGTTGCTCCAAGCTCTAGGGTTTTTGGAAGAGGAGAGCTGGTTATGGATGCCAAAGCCATTGCTACGCGCTATTTGAAGTctgattttgtgattgatcTTGCCGCTACTCTCCCCCTCCCACAA ATAGTGATGTGGTTAGTGATTCCAATAACAAGAAACTCAAGAGTGGATCATGCCAACAACACAATTGctcttcttgttcttctaCAATACGTCCCACGGTTGTTCCTCATCTTCCCTCTCAACCAACGCATCATCAAAACTACTGGTGTTGTTGCCAAAACTGCATGGGCTGGTGCTGCCTACAATCTCATCCTCTACATGCTTGCCAGTCAT GTTTTGGGATCTACATGGTATTTGTTGTCCATAGGGAGACAGTTTTCATGTTGGAAATCAGAATGTGCAAAGGAAAATGCCTCCCAAGTTCTAACATGCCTTCCCATCTTCTTGGATTGTACCAGTTTGAATGACACTTTAAGACAATATTGGCTTAATGTCACTCAAGTTACTTCCAAATGTGATCCAAGGAATGAAAACATTAAGTTCAAGTTTGGAATGTTCTCAGATGCTTTCACCAATGATGTTGCCTCCTCCCATTTCTTTGCAAAGTACTTTTATTGTCTTTGGTGGGGCCTCAGAAATTTAAG TTCATATGGCCAAACTTTGGATACAACAACTTACATTGGAGAAACATTATTTTGCATATCAACTTGCATATTTGGGTTGATATTATTTTCACAACTCATTGGCAACATGCAG ACATATTTGCAATCCATGACAGTAAGACTTGAAGAATGGAGGATAAAGAGAAGAGACACTGAAGAATGGATGAGACGTCGTCAATTACCACCAGATTTGCAAGAACGAGTTCGCCGATTCGTTCAATATAAATGGCTGGCCACGAGAGGGGTTAATGAAGAATCCATTTTGCGTTCGTTACCTATAGACCTTCGTCGTGAGATTCAACAACATTTGTGTTTGTCACTCGTTCGTCGT GTGCCTTTCTTCTCACAAATGGATGATCAACTTCTTGATGCCATATGTGAGCGTCTCGTCTCATCCTTGTGCACTCAAGGAACGTACATTGTGCGAGAAGATGATCCAGTTAATGAAATGTTGTTTATTATAAGAGGACAACTAGAGAGTTCGACGACCAATGGTGGTCGAGATGGCTTTTTCAACTCTATTACACTAAAACCAGGTGATTTTTGTGGTGAAGAACTATTGACATGGGCGTTGATGCCAAGTTCTAGTTTGAACATGCCTTCTTCTACTCGAACCGTCAGAGCACTTACCGAAGTTGAAGCGTTTGCTCTTCGAGCTGAGGATCTCAAGTTCGTTGCCGGACAATTCAAACGCCTGCATAGCAAGAAACTACAACATGCCTTTAGGTACTATTCCCATCAATGGAGAACATGGGGTGCTTGTTTAATTCAAGTAGCTTGGAGGAGGCTTCAGAAGAGAAAATTGGCAAAGAGATCAACAGCATACAGAGACAGCTTGAGTTCCTATGCAGATTCAATGCAACAATATAACGAATACGATATCGAGCTAGCAGAAGAAAATTACGATGATGACAGCGACAACACCATTGAAGACGAAGACGACATGTCTTCTGCAGACTACAAATCACAGCATCTAGGGGCAACAATTTTGGCTTCAAAGTTTGCTGCCAATACTAGAAGAGGAGTTAATCAAAAGGGTCAAACATCCAAACCTTCAAGTTTGAAAATGCCAAAGTTGTTTAAACCAGATGAACCTGATTTTTCTATGGATGGATGA
- the LOC101211897 gene encoding uncharacterized protein LOC101211897, with amino-acid sequence MSEKALKPLSTVPGLEGSNESSCKGDLSKQGIGTANGNVEELKNKGCASIRPQVNGENSNSGAEVGSSEVEYIESENLTDLEDVSSSLKTLLAGLESKDWVLVCGALNNTRRLAIYHREDMLDMLGDVISLLVKSMKNPRSAVCKTALMTSADIFSAYNDKMIESLDPMLVQLLLKSSQDKRFVCEAAEKALVAMTSSFSPELLLPKLEPYLKNRNPRIRAKASMCFCRSVPRLGVEGIRAYGIDKLIQTAASQLSDQLPESREAARILLLELQSVYEKFPNLPTTMPEDPEKGSWEDFCQSKLSPLSAQAVLRVTNVSREGIVSSS; translated from the exons ATGTCAGAGAAAGCTCTTAAACCACTTAGCACAGTTCCTGGACTGGAAGGGAGCAATGAAAGCTCGTGTAAAGGGGATCTTAGCAAACAAGGAATAGGGACTGCTAATGGGAATGTTGAagagttgaaaaataaaggcTGTGCTTCTATCAGACCTCAAGTAAATGGTGAAAATAGTAATTCTGGTGCTGAGGTTGGTAGTTCAGAAGTAGAATATATTGAATCTGAGAATTTGACTGATTTAGAAGATGTTTCATCGAGCCTTAAG ACGCTCTTAGCTGGATTGGAATCAAAAGATTGGGTTTTGGTTTGTGGAGCACTGAACAATACAAGACGGCTAGCAATATATCACAGGGAAGATATGCTTGATATGCT GGGAGATGTGATCTCACTTTTGGtgaaatcaatgaaaaatccTAGAAGCGCTGTCTGCAAGACTGCACTTATGACATCTGCGGACATTTTCAGTGCTTATAATGACAAAATGATTGAATCATTGGATCCCATG CTGGTGCAACTTCTTCTAAAGTCTTCTCAAGACAAACGTTTTGTATGTGAAGCAGCTGAGAAGGCTCTGGTAGCGATGACTAGTTCATTTTCGCCAGAATTATTGTTACCAAAATTGGAACCATATCTTAAGAATAGAAATCCGAGAATTCGAGCCAAGGCTTCGATGTGCTTTTGTCGAAGTGTCCCAAGACTG GGTGTTGAAGGGATAAGAGCATATGGGATCGACAAATTGATTCAAACAGCAGCATCCCAACTCAGTGACCAGCTTCCTGAGTCGAGGGAGGCAGCTCGAATTCTTCTTCTGGAGTTGCAATCTGTGTACGAAAAGTTTCCAAACCTCCCAACGACAATGCCTGAAGATCCAGAGAAGGGCTCTTGGGAAGACTTTTGTCAATCCAAGCTCTCCCCTTTAAGTGCACAAGCTGTCCTTCGCGTCACGAATGTTTCTCGGGAAGGTATTGTCTCGAGTTCTTGA
- the LOC101216880 gene encoding methyl-CpG-binding domain-containing protein 9, with translation MMELADSSDEHPQLNHLPNPTDSTTRSATGTGIGIDLNEIPSPSSFSETLSDSFDVVRTFHDNPPPSDGDPAHVPRGVRGSVCGLCGQPEVRGHVVVCDGCERGFHLACTGMRGGHALNFEDWVCGECFTTGVKSKRWPLGVKSKQLLDINASPPSDGDAYGEDGEELPGIRKHTAVDNSLRGTPFCSSAKYRNLLHSGNGYGHQRAPDTVKNKVKMGLEDVLQQNQVIGRSLDVDLGCPLGSCRSSRGTSVKLSSQNTSEVFLQALREFISERNGVLEEGWCVEIKQSVDSSELYAIYRAPDGKTFGSVYEVACHLGLMSSMQPKARRQGSSHLSGKSYIPKRRKPTKFSVANGFVDNNETLINDRCKGVLCDRQSPSGVTVVNLENSEEAVAEENGGSISSQCYEGFPLQFEDFFVLSLGEIDARPSYHEVTRVYPVGFRSCWHDKVTGSIFINEVLDGGDSGPLFKVRRCPCSAFPIPVGSTVLSKGKSENFSIEQQKEDGLINNSNDDNLQTIFSDVCPPNEDDILSCLGVCSDRDFNVHMQNGLHHEAGSIGKSGDLSDYQYLKDEIGEISVEDTSSSIAWKRMSYDLIKACSELCNQKNTFRLCCNHVGNEQSLLGHCRTRDNSELNSRLAKFCGFPNSAFGQSVVEVENNQSSLPDELEKWLDQDRFGLDMEFVQEILEKIPRIQSCSSYQFVNKRIDSTTLPAVENGVLEVQKFDGEDCKEDEPLNFLFRRFKKTKLAGDGNANYKNPPPGKLLCSRVPPELTGDVYQVWDFLSRFHENLGLKEALSLEELEEDLFNLRGGGVDILQNSENEFKKDPLLNSLNTEFSNDRVSSKFNANGDPHAFIQMETRAMKEVSEVNLASSTDSRCVGAALTKAHTSLLRVLITELQSKVAALVDPNFDSGESKPKRGRKKDADSASSIRKMKLNLLPLNELTWPELAHRFILAVLSMNGNLESAEVTARESGRVFRCLQGDGGVLCGSLTGVAGMEADAFLLAEATKQIFGTLNREKHIITIEEETPDTTGGGCEKVLVTDGNMPEWAQVLEPVRKLPTNVGTRIRRCVYDALERNPPDWAKKILEHSISKEVYKGNASGPTKKAVLSILADICGDSLPPKVEKRRKRITTISISDIVMKQCRTVLRRAAAADDAKVFCNLLGRKLMASSDNDDEGLLGPPGMVSRPLDFRTIDLRLASGSYDGSHEAFLEDVQELWNNLRYAYGDQPDLVELVETLSENFERLYENEVLSLIEKLKEFSKLESLSAETKVEVDGFLVSLNEIPKAPWDEGVCKVCGIDKDDDSVLLCDTCDAEYHTYCLNPPLARIPEGNWYCPSCVMGTRMVEDPSEHTKNHIINLHKGKKFRGEVTRDFLNKLANLAAALEEKEYWEFSVDERLFLLKYLCDELLSSALIRQHLEQCVEALAELQQKLRSCFIEWKNLKCREEVVAARAAKLDTTMLSAVREGQGSCDGARLGASDQYSSLTSLENKCHNHASFQEQMSSAHDVTDNNDAGGNVLSSSGSQNSGKPVKFNEPSLSGLPQEVDGSDQSNMETEISILPSGKQYFTPCDANGVPVAPQVPPPNESQAYHSELDSIKKDILQVQDSIASTELELLKISVRREFLGSDAAGRLYWASVMSNGLPQIISSGSSVHIGSESRDRVVKGRFFKNYTSTSNANSSTLNSNMYSSLLHLPKDFIGNSPCISYQTEADILELIDWLKDSDPKERELKESILQWLKPKLQTSSRSNNQSPEEQLKDSSSSSDVEKLECSGFLVNRASALLESKYGPFLEFVTPDDLNRWLDKARLAEDEKMFRCVCMEPVWPSRYHCLSCHRSFSTDVELEEHDNGQCSSLPASCDGIKEVGDSSKSKCNIKFESKQEESSSMVIAETSRGYFNHSMGLIKYQNDGMMCPYDFELICSKFLTKDSNKDLIKEIGLISSNGVPSFLSSVSPYIMESTLNVIDLKKDSSTPEDGTLLSEWPSLENIILENGCHQSSSIDSSIQKPAGNEISAPKTKRLAAGCLEPKSKKICMDNRFSEFGIGRCFVIPQSSQRPLVGKILQVVRGLKMNLLDMDAALPDEALKPSKLHIERRWAWRAFVKSAGTIYEMVQATIALEDMIRTEYLKNEWWYWSSLSAAAKISTVSSLALRIFSLDAAIIYEKISPNQDSNDYLDTTSSIPEQKLGGVDLTEKPRTSSRKSGKKRKEPEG, from the exons ATGATGGAACTCGCCGATTCCAGCGACGAACACCCACAACTCAACCACCTTCCCAACCCCACTGACTCCACTACCCGTTCCGCCACCGGTACCGGAATAGGTATCGATCTCAACGAGAtcccttctccttcttctttctccgAAACCCTATCCGATTCATTCGACGTCGTCCGCACCTTCCACGACAACCCTCCGCCCTCCGATGGCGACCCAGCCCACGTTCCTCGCGGGGTTCGGGGTTCCGTCTGTGGTTTGTGTGGCCAGCCCGAAGTGCGCGGCCATGTGGTGGTGTGTGACGGATGTGAGCGGGGGTTTCACCTTGCCTGCACCGGAATGCGGGGCGGTCACGCGTTGAATTTCGAGGATTGGGTCTGTGGGGAGTGTTTCACCACCGGAGTGAAGAGTAAGCGCTGGCCGCTTGGGGTTAAGTCGAAGCAGCTGTTGGATATTAACGCCTCGCCGCCGAGTGATGGTGATGCTTATGGCGAGGATGGGGAGGAATTGCCGGGTATCAG aaaGCACACTGCAGTAGACAATTCTCTTCGTGGTACTCCCTTTTGCTCATCTGCAAAATATAGAAACCTGTTACATTCGGGAAATGGATATGGCCATCAAAGAGCTCCAGATACTGTGAAAAACAAGGTTAAAATGGGTTTAGAAGACGTATTGCAGCAGAATCAGGTTATTGGAAGAAGCTTGGATGTAGATTTGGGTTGTCCTTTAGGAAGTTGTAGAAGTAGTAGGGGCACATCAGTTAAATTGTCATCTCAAAATACTAGTGAAGTCTTTTTGCAGGCGCTTAGAGAGTTTATTTCTGAGAGAAATGGTGTGTTGGAGGAAGGATGGTGTGTAGAGATTAAACAGTCAGTTGACAGTAGTGAACTTTATGCTATTTACCGTGCACCTGACGGCAAGACTTTTGGTTCAGTTTATGAAGTTGCTTGCCATCTTGGGTTGATGTCTTCTATGCAGCCCAAAGCAAGAAGACAGGGGTCTTCTCATTTATCTGGAAAGTCTTATATACCAAAAAGAAGGAAGCCGACCAAATTCTCGGTTGCCAATGGTTTTGTCGATAACAACGAAACTTTGATTAATGATCGATGTAAGGGGGTCTTGTGTGACCGTCAAAGCCCGTCTGGTGTTACAGTtgtaaatcttgaaaattcTGAGGAAGCTGTGGCAGAAGAGAATGGAGGTTCCATTTCGTCACAATGTTAT GAAGGATTTCCACTTCAATTTGAAGACTTCTTTGTTCTTTCCTTGGGGGAAATTGATGCACGACCTTCATATCATGAAGTTACCCGGGTTTATCCAGTAGGTTTTAGATCTTGTTGGCATGACAAGGTTACTggttctatttttataaatgaagtGCTAGATGGTGGTGATTCTGGACCCCTCTTTAAGGTTAGGAGGTGTCCATGCTCTGCTTTTCCGATTCCAGTAGGTTCAACTGTCCTCTCTAAGGGAAAAAGTGAGAACTTTTCTATTGAACAACAGAAAGAAGATGGTTTGATCAATAATAGTAATGACGATAACTTACAGACAATTTTCTCAGATGTTTGTCCACCAAATGAGGATGATATCTTGTCTTGTCTTGGTGTTTGTTCTGACAGAGATTTTAATGTTCATATGCAAAATGGATTGCATCATGAAGCAGGTTCCATTGGAAAGTCTGGAGACCTCTCAGATtatcaatatttgaaagatGAAATTGGCGAGATTTCAGTTGAAGATACTTCATCATCAATAGCTTGGAAAAGGATGTCCTATGATTTGATCAAAGCATGTTCTGAATTATGCAATCAGAAAAACACTTTTAGATTATGCTGTAATCATGTGGGTAATGAACAGAGTCTTCTAGGGCATTGTAGAACTAGAGACAATAGTGAACTGAACTCTAGACTAGCAAAGTTTTGTGGTTTTCCAAATTCTGCATTTGGCCAATCTGTGGTTGAAGTTGAGAACAACCAATCCAGTTTGCCTGATGAACTTGAAAAGTGGTTGGATCAGGATAGATTTGGGTTAGACATGGAATTTGTACAAGAAATACTTGAAAAGATTCCACGGATTCAATCCTGTTCAAGTTATCAGTTTGTAAATAAGAGAATAGACAGTACGACTTTACCGGCAGTTGAAAATGGAGTCCTAGAGGTTCAGAAATTTGATGGAGAAGATTGTAAAGAAGACGAGCCactgaattttttatttagaagatTCAAGAAAACCAAGTTAGCTGGTGATGGCAATGCCAATTACAAGAATCCTCCTCCTGGAAAGCTTTTATGCTCGCGTGTTCCCCCAGAACTTACTGGTGACGTTTACCAG GTTTGGGATTTTTTATCTCGTTTCCATGAAAACTTGGGCCTTAAAGAGGCCTTATCTCTTGAGGAACTTGAGGAAGACCTTTTCAACCTGCGGGGTGGTGGGGTTGATATTCTCCAAAATTCTGAGAATGAATTTAAGAAAGACCCACTGTTAAATTCTCTTAACACTGAGTTCTCAAATGACCGAGTATCCTCAAAATTTAATGCTAATGGAGATCCACATGCTTTTATACAAATGGAAACAAGAGCGATGAAGGAGGTATCTGAAGTTAATCTAGCTTCCTCAACAGACAGCAGATGCGTGGGTGCAGCTTTAACTAAAGCTCACACTTCTCTGTTAAGAGTGCTAATCACTGAGCTTCAATCCAAGGTAGCTGCTCTTGTGGATCCAAATTTTGATTCTGGAGAGTCAAAACCGAAGCggggaaggaaaaaagatGCGGACAGTGCATCTTCTATTAGGAAAATGAAGCTGAATTTGCTCCCTCTCAATGAACTGACATGGCCAGAATTAGCTCACCGATTCATCTTGGCTGTCTTATCCATGAATGGTAATCTTGAGTCAGCTGAAGTAACTGCTCGTGAAAGTGGAAGAGTCTTTCGATGCCTACAAGGTGATGGTGGTGTGCTTTGTGGTTCTCTCACTGGAGTGGCTGGGATGGAGGCAGATGCATTT CTGCTTGCAGAGGCTACAAAGCAAATATTTGGAACATTGAACAGAGAGAAGCATATTATCACAATAGAAGAGGAAACCCCTGATACTACTGGGGGTGGTTGTGAGAAGGTGCTGGTTACTGATGGTAATATGCCAGAGTGGGCACAAGTGCTAGAACCTGTTAGAAAGTTACCTACTAATGTGGGAACTAGAATTAGAAGGTGTGTTTATGATGCTTTGGAGAGGAATCCACCGGACTGGGCGAAAAAGATTTTGGAACATTCAATTAGTAAGGAAGTTTACAAGGGCAATGCTTCAGGACCTACAAAG AAAGCTGTTCTTTCAATACTAGCCGATATATGTGGTGACAGCTTGCCCCCAAAAGTTGAAAAACGAAGAAAGAGGATAACTACTATTTCTATATCAGATATTGTCATGAAGCAATGTCGCACTGTATTACGTCGTGCTGCTGCTGCAGATGATGCAAAAGTCTTCTGCAACTTGCTTGGTCGGAAATTGATGGCTTCAAGTGATAATGATGATGAAGGGCTTCTTGGTCCGCCAGGCATGGTTTCTCGGCCGTTGGATTTCCGGACTATTGATTTGAGACTAGCTTCCGGGTCTTATGATGGATCACATGAAGCATTTCTTGAGGATGTTCAGGag CTCTGGAATAACTTGCGCTATGCTTATGGTGATCAGCCTGATTTGGTCGAATTAGTTGAGACATTATCTGAGAATTTTGAGAGGCTGTATGAAAATGAG GTTCTATCTCTTATTGAAAAACTTAAGGAGTTCTCCAAGCTAGAATCTCTTAGTGCAGAGACGAAAGTAGAAGTAGATGGCTTTCTTGTTTCCTTAAATGAGATTCCAAAAGCTCCTTGGGATGAAGGAGTCTGTAAAGTGTGTGGCATTGATAAAGATGATGATAGCGTCCTTCTATGTGATACATGTGATGCTGAATATCATACATATTGTTTGAATCCTCCTCTTGCCAGGATTCCTGAAGGGAACTGGTACTGTCCCTCTTGTGTAATGGGAACACGTATGGTTGAAGATCCATCTGAACATACTAAAAACCACATTATTAACCTGCATAAAGGCAAGAAATTCCGTGGAGAAGTTACTCGTGATTTTCTGAATAAACTTGCCAATCTAGCAGCTGCATTGGAAGAGAAGGAGTATTGGGAGTTCAGTGTCGACGAG AGATTATTCTTACTCAAATATCTATGTGATGAGTTGCTCAGTTCTGCCTTGATTCGGCAACATCTTGAGCAGTGTGTGGAGGCATTGGCAGAGTTGCAGCAGAAATTACGTTCGTGTTTCATTGAGTGGAAAAACCTGAAGTGTAGGGAAGAAGTTGTTGCTGCAAGAGCTGCAAAACTTGATACAACTATGCTTAGTGCAGTTCGAGAAG GACAGGGTAGTTGTGATGGAGCTAGGCTTGGTGCTTCTGATCAATACTCATCTTTAACTAGTTTAGAGAATAAGTGTCACAACCATGCAAGTTTTCAAGAACAAATGAGCAGTGCCCACGATGTTACTGATAACAATGATGCTGGTGGCAATGTCCTATCCAGTTCAGGGTCTCAAAACAGTGGCAAACCTGTAAAATTCAACGAGCCATCTTTGTCTGGTTTGCCACAAGAAGTTGATGGTTCTGACCAAAGTAATATGGAGACTGAAATTTCTATTCTACCATCTGGAAAGCAATATTTTACACCTTGTGATGCTAATGGAGTGCCTGTAGCTCCCCAAGTTCCTCCTCCAAATGAATCACAAGCCTATCATAGTGAGTTGGATAGTATTAAGAAGGACATATTGCAGGTGCAGGATTCTATAGCAAGTACAGAGTTGGAGCTTCTGAAGATATCTGTACGAAGGGAGTTTTTGGGCAGTGATGCTGCTGGTCGGCTGTATTGGGCTAGTGTTATGTCAAATGGACTGCCACAAATCATCAGTAGTGGGAGTTCGGTACATATTGGAAGTGAATCCAGAGACCGAGTTGTTAAGGGTCGTTTTTTCAAGAATTATACTTCAACAAGCAATGCAAattcttcaactttaaattcaaatatgtaTTCCTCATTGCTTCATCTGCCAAAGGATTTTATTGGAAATTCTCCATGTATTTCTTATCAAACAGAGGCGGATATATTAGAGCTCATTGATTGGCTGAAAGATAGTGACCCCAAAGAAAGGGAGTTAAAGGAGTCTATTTTGCAATGGCTTAAACCTAAACTTCAGACATCTTCACGATCCAATAATCAAAGTCCTGAGGAGCAACTTAAGGATTCATCATCAAGCTCGGATGTTGAAAAACTTGAATGTTCTGGTTTTCTTGTTAATAGGGCGTCTGCTTTATTAGAAAGTAAGTATGGTCCCTTTCTTGAATTTGTAACACCTGACGACTTAAATAGATGGCTAGACAAGGCCAGGCTAGCTGAAGATGAGAAAATGTTCAGGTGTGTATGCATGGAACCTGTCTGGCCATCTAGGTACCATTGTCTCTCTTGCCATAGGAGTTTTTCAACTGATGTTGAACTTGAGGAGCATGATAATGGACAGTGTAGTTCACTCCCAGCCTCATGTGATGGCATTAAGGAAGTTGGCGACTCTTCAAAAAGTAAATgcaatatcaaatttgaaagcaaGCAGGAAGAGAGCTCGAGCATGGTCATAGCAGAAACTTCTAGAGGGTATTTTAACCATAGTATGGGGTTAATTAAGTATCAGAATGATGGTATGATGTGCCCATATGACTTTGAACTCATCTGTTCCAAGTTTTTAACGAAAGATTCAAACAAGGATCTTATTAAGGAGATTGGACTTATTAGTTCTAATGGGGTTCCATCATTTCTGTCATCTGTATCACCCTATATTATGGAATCAACGTTGAATGTAATTGATCTCAAGAAAGATTCTAGTACTCCGGAGGATGGGACCTTGCTTTCTGAATGGCCTTCACTAGAAAATATTATTCTGGAAAATGGTTGCCATCAAAGTTCATCTATAGATAGTTCAATTCAAAAACCCGCTGGAAATGAAATTAGTGCACCGAAAACAAAAAGACTCGCAGCAGGATGCCTAGaaccaaaaagtaaaaaaatctGCATGGATAACCGTTTTTCAGAGTTTGGGATTGGTAGATGCTTTGTCATCCCACAATCATCACAAAGGCCATTAGTTGGCAAAATCTTGCAAGTTGTAAGAGGACTGAAAATGAATCTGCTTGACATGGATGCTGCACTTCCTGATGAAGCTCTAAAACCATCAAAACTACATATTGAACGAAGATGGGCTTGGCGTGCATTTGTGAAATCTGCAGGAACAATTTATGAG ATGGTTCAGGCAACCATTGCATTAGAGGACATGATTAGAACGGAATACTTAAAGAATGAATGGTGGTATTGGTCATCTCTCTCTGCTGCCGCCAAAATATCTACCGTATCGTCTCTTGCACTT